The following are from one region of the Rhizobacter sp. AJA081-3 genome:
- the hemA gene encoding glutamyl-tRNA reductase, which yields MSVFALGLNHTTAPVDLRGRFAFTPEQIGPTLRGFRERLEKPGEVAIVSTCNRTEVYVGANPTLLTPAMDWLAGIGGVSSQTLRSHSYVFEGTAAARHAFRVASGLDSMVLGEPQILGQMKQAVREADTAGTLGTTLHQMFQRSFAVAKEVRTSTEIGAHSISMAAAAVRLASQLFEELRDTKVLFVGAGEMIELVATHFAARTPKALAVANRTLERGEKLAGRFGAEALRLSDLPARLADFDIVVSCTASSLPIIGLGAVERAIKARKRRPMFMVDLAVPRDIEPEVARLSDVYLYTVDDLSALVQTAGEKRQAAVEQAEAIIESGVQGFEHWLGEREAVPLIKALHQQADDWRHAEIARARKMLARGADVDTVFEALTRGLTQKMLHGTMAELHSADNAQRAQLVHTVSKLFLRQNPRDPADETR from the coding sequence ATGAGCGTCTTCGCCCTCGGGCTGAATCACACCACCGCGCCGGTCGACCTGCGTGGCAGGTTTGCGTTCACGCCGGAGCAGATCGGCCCGACGCTGCGCGGCTTTCGCGAGCGGCTGGAAAAGCCGGGCGAGGTGGCGATCGTCTCCACCTGCAACCGCACCGAGGTGTACGTCGGCGCCAACCCGACGCTGCTGACGCCGGCCATGGACTGGCTGGCTGGCATCGGCGGCGTGAGCAGCCAGACGCTGCGCAGCCACTCCTACGTGTTCGAGGGCACGGCGGCCGCTCGCCATGCCTTCCGCGTGGCCAGTGGCCTGGATTCGATGGTGCTGGGCGAGCCGCAGATCCTCGGCCAGATGAAGCAGGCCGTGCGCGAGGCCGACACGGCCGGCACGCTGGGTACCACGCTGCACCAGATGTTCCAGCGCAGCTTCGCGGTGGCCAAGGAAGTGCGCACCTCCACGGAGATCGGCGCCCACTCGATCAGCATGGCCGCTGCCGCGGTGCGGCTGGCATCGCAGTTGTTCGAGGAACTGCGCGACACCAAGGTCCTGTTCGTCGGCGCCGGCGAGATGATCGAGCTGGTCGCCACCCATTTCGCCGCGCGCACGCCCAAGGCGCTGGCCGTGGCCAACCGCACGCTCGAGCGCGGCGAGAAGCTCGCCGGTCGATTCGGTGCGGAGGCCTTGCGCTTGTCGGACCTGCCGGCGCGGCTGGCCGATTTCGACATCGTCGTCTCCTGCACTGCCAGCTCGCTGCCGATCATCGGCCTGGGCGCGGTGGAGCGTGCCATCAAGGCTCGCAAGCGCCGCCCGATGTTCATGGTCGACTTGGCCGTGCCGCGCGACATCGAGCCCGAAGTGGCGCGTCTGTCCGACGTCTATCTGTACACCGTCGATGATCTGTCGGCACTGGTGCAGACCGCCGGCGAGAAGCGCCAGGCGGCCGTGGAGCAGGCCGAAGCGATCATCGAATCCGGCGTGCAAGGCTTCGAGCACTGGCTCGGCGAGCGCGAGGCGGTGCCGCTGATCAAGGCCCTGCACCAGCAGGCCGACGACTGGCGCCATGCCGAGATCGCACGTGCGCGCAAGATGCTCGCGCGCGGTGCCGACGTCGATACCGTGTTCGAGGCACTGACCCGCGGCCTCACCCAGAAGATGCTGCACGGCACCATGGCCGAGTTGCACTCGGCAGACAATGCACAGCGTGCGCAGCTGGTGCACACCGTGTCCAAGCTGTTCCTGCGACAGAACCCGCGCGACCCGGCCGACGAGACGCGTTAG
- a CDS encoding PAS domain-containing sensor histidine kinase — protein MSDVPRGRERRVNDRRGQRRAPTADESWFGAFGSAEDTQISPEEGAATKVPKDAAPTSSSTLDSRLFSRQAERIVSAGQTAFDRIYRTFIGARAALGVALVLAQAVTGLFGARPSLEAALVSVAYGALALSLWLLPRKKPIEPKALARVFGGPWLATIGVDLVAFSALHMLTPGASLNYVALLVLPVLMAGVLTPRPLALATSAVVAMMLLVTAWLGAAGGGSMTQLLTQAALAGSGFFVITVLAGELAGRLAREELSARGNMEMARQQAALNRLVIEEMQDGILVVDRRGRVRAANPSARRLLAPSGMSRPAPFQLRGVEAWTGLVRTVEQAFIESSWPEEGRDVTLEFEPGSNRTLRVRVRFTRHRAAQASEDFCVLFLEDVRNMQARSRQEKLAAMGRVSAGIAHEIRNPLAAIAQANALLAEDATDPGQRQLMQMVADNVDRLKRIVDDVMEVAPGQMQEVHAIDATAQVAAVCSDWARSVGLKLGDQSVLRVDLPPQPLGVAFDAEHLRRVLVNLLDNARRHASSAPGAIQLRLESRDDARAFLSVASDGAPIPPEVERYLFEPFFSTRSRGTGLGLYICRELCERYGASIDYRARAAGDPHCNEFFVVMRRMPLTDTEARLQLTS, from the coding sequence GTGAGCGACGTGCCCCGTGGGCGTGAACGCCGGGTGAACGACCGCCGGGGTCAGCGACGCGCACCGACGGCCGACGAGTCCTGGTTCGGCGCCTTCGGGTCGGCGGAAGACACGCAGATCTCGCCAGAGGAAGGCGCGGCGACGAAGGTGCCGAAGGATGCGGCGCCGACATCGAGCTCGACACTGGATTCGCGGCTGTTCTCGCGCCAGGCCGAGCGCATCGTCAGCGCCGGTCAGACGGCGTTCGACCGCATCTATCGGACCTTCATCGGCGCACGTGCGGCGCTCGGCGTGGCCCTGGTGCTCGCCCAGGCGGTGACCGGGCTGTTCGGCGCCCGCCCGTCGCTCGAGGCGGCGCTGGTGAGCGTGGCGTACGGCGCGCTGGCGCTGAGCCTGTGGCTGCTGCCGCGCAAGAAGCCGATCGAGCCCAAGGCGCTGGCGCGCGTCTTTGGCGGTCCTTGGCTGGCCACCATCGGTGTCGACCTGGTGGCCTTCAGCGCGCTGCACATGCTGACACCGGGCGCCAGCCTCAACTACGTCGCGCTGCTCGTGCTGCCGGTGCTGATGGCGGGCGTGCTCACGCCGCGCCCGCTGGCCCTGGCCACCTCGGCCGTGGTGGCGATGATGCTGCTGGTCACCGCCTGGCTGGGCGCCGCGGGCGGGGGCAGCATGACGCAGTTGCTGACGCAGGCGGCACTGGCGGGCAGCGGCTTCTTCGTCATCACCGTGCTGGCCGGCGAACTCGCCGGGCGGCTGGCGCGCGAGGAACTCAGCGCACGCGGCAACATGGAGATGGCTCGCCAGCAGGCCGCGTTGAATCGCCTGGTGATCGAGGAGATGCAGGATGGCATCCTTGTCGTTGACCGCCGTGGCCGCGTCCGCGCGGCCAACCCGTCGGCGCGCAGGCTGCTGGCTCCCTCGGGAATGAGCCGACCGGCGCCCTTCCAGCTGCGCGGCGTCGAAGCGTGGACGGGCCTGGTGCGCACCGTCGAGCAGGCGTTCATCGAGTCGAGCTGGCCCGAGGAAGGCCGCGACGTCACGCTCGAATTCGAGCCGGGCTCGAACCGGACGCTGCGCGTGCGCGTGCGCTTCACCCGCCACCGTGCGGCACAGGCCAGCGAAGACTTCTGCGTGCTGTTTCTCGAGGACGTGCGCAACATGCAGGCGCGCAGCCGGCAGGAGAAGCTTGCCGCCATGGGGCGTGTGTCGGCCGGCATCGCCCACGAGATCCGCAACCCGCTGGCGGCCATCGCCCAGGCCAATGCGCTGCTCGCCGAGGATGCCACCGACCCGGGCCAGCGGCAGCTGATGCAGATGGTGGCCGACAACGTGGACAGGCTCAAGCGCATCGTCGACGACGTCATGGAAGTGGCGCCGGGCCAGATGCAGGAAGTGCACGCCATCGATGCCACGGCGCAGGTGGCGGCGGTCTGCAGCGACTGGGCGCGTTCCGTCGGCCTCAAGCTCGGCGACCAGAGCGTGCTCCGCGTCGACCTGCCGCCGCAGCCCTTGGGCGTGGCCTTCGACGCTGAGCATCTGCGCCGGGTGCTCGTCAACCTGCTCGACAACGCGCGGCGCCACGCCAGCAGTGCCCCCGGGGCGATCCAGCTGCGACTGGAGTCGCGCGACGACGCCCGTGCATTCCTGAGCGTGGCCAGCGACGGAGCGCCGATCCCGCCCGAGGTGGAGCGATACCTGTTCGAACCCTTCTTCTCGACGCGCAGCCGCGGCACGGGCCTGGGCCTGTATATTTGTCGTGAGCTTTGCGAGCGCTACGGTGCGAGCATCGACTACCGGGCCCGCGCCGCCGGTGATCCGCACTGCAACGAATTTTTCGTGGTGATGCGCCGGATGCCGCTGACCGACACCGAAGCCCGACTGCAACTGACCTCATGA
- the miaB gene encoding tRNA (N6-isopentenyl adenosine(37)-C2)-methylthiotransferase MiaB, which yields MTTPASKKVYVKTFGCQMNEYDSDKMLDVLRAAEGYEPTGNVDEADLILFNTCSVREKAQEKVFSDLGRVKHLKAKGVMIGVGGCVASQEGAAIIERAPYVDVVFGPQTLHRLPEMLARRSAQRRPQVDISFPEIEKFDHLPPPRKDGASAFVSIMEGCSKYCSYCVVPYTRGEEVSRPFDDVLTEVAGLADQGVKEVTLLGQNVNAYRGIMGASAEIADFALLIEYVAEIPGIERIRYTTSHPNEFTQRLIDVYGTVPKLVNHLHLPVQHGSDRILMAMKRGYTAMEYKSTIRKLRAVRPGISLSTDFIVGFPGETDDDHARTMKLIEEIGFDNSFSFVFSARPGTPAANLHDDAPQALKLRRLQQLQAAIEANARRIGESRVGTVQRILVEGPSRKDADELMGRTECNRIVNFEGAPRLIGQMIDVRITKAYPHSLRAEVLLREGAVA from the coding sequence ATGACGACCCCCGCGAGCAAGAAGGTCTACGTCAAGACCTTCGGCTGCCAGATGAACGAGTACGACTCCGACAAGATGCTCGACGTGCTCCGGGCCGCCGAAGGCTACGAACCGACCGGCAATGTCGACGAAGCCGACCTGATCCTGTTCAACACCTGCTCGGTGCGCGAGAAGGCGCAGGAGAAGGTGTTCAGCGACCTTGGCCGCGTCAAGCACCTCAAGGCCAAGGGCGTGATGATCGGCGTGGGCGGCTGCGTCGCCAGCCAGGAAGGCGCGGCGATCATCGAGCGCGCGCCCTATGTCGACGTCGTGTTCGGCCCGCAGACGCTGCACCGGTTGCCCGAGATGCTGGCCAGGCGCTCGGCGCAGCGCCGGCCGCAGGTCGACATCAGCTTCCCCGAGATCGAGAAGTTCGACCACCTGCCGCCGCCGCGCAAGGACGGTGCGAGCGCCTTCGTGTCGATCATGGAAGGCTGCTCGAAGTACTGCAGCTACTGCGTGGTGCCCTACACCCGCGGCGAAGAGGTGTCCCGCCCGTTCGACGACGTGCTGACCGAAGTCGCCGGCCTGGCCGACCAAGGCGTCAAGGAAGTGACCCTGCTCGGGCAGAACGTCAACGCCTACCGCGGCATCATGGGCGCGAGCGCCGAGATCGCCGACTTTGCGCTGCTCATCGAGTACGTGGCCGAGATCCCGGGCATCGAGCGCATTCGCTACACCACCAGCCACCCGAACGAGTTCACGCAGCGGCTGATCGACGTCTACGGCACCGTGCCCAAGCTGGTGAATCACCTGCACCTGCCAGTGCAGCACGGCAGCGACCGCATCCTGATGGCGATGAAGCGCGGCTACACCGCGATGGAATACAAGAGCACGATCCGCAAGCTGCGCGCAGTTCGGCCGGGGATCAGCCTGTCGACCGACTTCATCGTCGGCTTCCCGGGCGAGACGGACGACGACCACGCCCGCACGATGAAGCTGATCGAGGAGATCGGCTTCGACAACAGCTTCAGCTTCGTGTTCAGCGCGCGCCCCGGCACACCGGCCGCCAACCTGCACGACGACGCGCCGCAGGCACTCAAGCTGCGGCGCCTTCAGCAGCTGCAGGCCGCCATCGAGGCGAACGCGCGCCGCATCGGCGAGTCGCGCGTTGGCACGGTGCAGCGCATCCTGGTGGAAGGCCCTTCGCGCAAGGACGCCGACGAGCTGATGGGCCGCACCGAGTGCAATCGCATCGTCAACTTCGAGGGTGCGCCGAGGCTGATTGGCCAGATGATCGATGTGCGCATCACGAAGGCCTACCCGCACTCGCTGCGAGCGGAGGTGCTCTTGCGCGAAGGCGCGGTTGCCTGA
- a CDS encoding PP0621 family protein encodes MKFIILIVAVLVLVWLIRGARGRVAPPSSPPPTPAEQGPQPMVACRHCGMHLPRDEALPGRGGVFCGDAHRAAYEKQHPAG; translated from the coding sequence ATGAAGTTCATCATCCTGATCGTGGCAGTGCTGGTGCTCGTGTGGCTGATCCGCGGAGCCCGTGGCCGCGTCGCGCCACCGTCGAGCCCGCCACCGACACCGGCGGAGCAGGGGCCGCAGCCCATGGTGGCCTGCCGGCATTGCGGCATGCACCTGCCTCGCGACGAGGCCCTGCCCGGACGCGGCGGGGTGTTCTGCGGAGACGCGCATCGTGCGGCATACGAGAAGCAGCACCCGGCGGGATGA
- the prmC gene encoding peptide chain release factor N(5)-glutamine methyltransferase, translating into MSSVRTALAAARRLGLERLDAQLLLAHVLGRDRSWLIANDDACVSAEALERFEPLVSRRAQGEPFAYLVGVKEFHGLELQVDARVLVPRPDTEVLVDWAVSLLRGALATVDNPAVVDLGTGSGAIALAVRHAHPAARVVATDASADALDVARANAQRLQLPIETAGGSWWQAVAGRRFALALSNPPYIASGDPHLAALHVEPGAALVPGRTGLEALEQIIDAAPAHLSPGAWLLLEHGFDQAEAVRQRLLARGFQLVQTRRDLSGQPRCSGGHL; encoded by the coding sequence GTGAGCAGCGTGCGCACTGCGCTGGCGGCCGCGCGCAGGCTCGGCTTGGAGCGCCTCGATGCGCAGCTGCTGCTGGCCCATGTCCTGGGCCGCGATCGCAGCTGGCTGATTGCCAACGACGACGCCTGCGTCAGCGCCGAGGCACTCGAACGCTTCGAACCCCTGGTGTCCCGCCGCGCGCAGGGCGAGCCCTTCGCCTACCTGGTGGGTGTGAAGGAGTTTCACGGTCTCGAACTGCAGGTCGACGCGCGCGTGCTTGTCCCGCGGCCCGACACGGAGGTCCTGGTGGACTGGGCGGTGTCCCTGTTGCGCGGCGCGCTGGCCACTGTCGACAACCCGGCTGTCGTCGATCTCGGTACAGGCAGCGGCGCGATCGCGCTGGCGGTGCGCCATGCCCACCCGGCCGCAAGGGTGGTGGCGACCGATGCCAGTGCCGACGCGCTCGACGTGGCCCGCGCGAACGCGCAGCGGCTGCAGTTGCCGATCGAGACCGCCGGAGGCTCGTGGTGGCAGGCCGTGGCCGGCCGCCGCTTTGCGCTTGCCTTGTCGAACCCGCCCTATATCGCCTCGGGAGATCCCCACCTCGCTGCGTTGCACGTCGAACCGGGCGCGGCGCTGGTGCCCGGCCGAACGGGGCTGGAAGCCCTTGAGCAGATCATCGACGCTGCCCCCGCACATCTGTCGCCCGGAGCTTGGCTCCTGCTTGAACACGGATTTGACCAGGCCGAGGCCGTTCGCCAACGCCTGCTGGCGCGCGGCTTCCAACTCGTCCAGACGCGGCGCGATCTGTCGGGACAGCCTCGCTGCAGCGGCGGCCACCTGTAA
- a CDS encoding inner membrane protein YpjD yields the protein MAWALALPTLAALAGYLFAAFLGETRQAALRGALLAGWLSHALAIVIDITGVGAGSGETGARFGFAPALSVTMWLVLAVYAVESRFVPLTGVRRTLALLGGAVVVLAWLFPGEFRPNAVSRWAPLHWVLGIASYGLFGAAVLHGAMLNRAELQMRQRAATAPPSGMPLLRLERLTFRFVGAGFVMLSAALLLGAWFANPWRWDHKTVLSMLGWVIFAALLAGRRAFGWRGPQATRWLYGGAALLLLAYVGSRFVFEILLQRAPPN from the coding sequence ATGGCGTGGGCGCTGGCACTGCCCACGCTGGCCGCCTTGGCGGGCTATCTGTTCGCTGCCTTCCTGGGCGAGACGCGCCAGGCGGCCCTGCGCGGCGCACTGCTGGCCGGATGGCTCTCGCACGCCCTGGCCATCGTGATCGACATCACCGGCGTGGGCGCCGGCTCCGGTGAGACCGGGGCGAGGTTCGGTTTCGCCCCGGCGCTCTCGGTCACCATGTGGCTGGTGCTGGCGGTGTACGCGGTCGAGAGCCGCTTCGTGCCGCTGACCGGCGTGCGTCGCACGCTCGCCTTGCTGGGTGGTGCGGTGGTGGTACTGGCCTGGTTGTTCCCGGGCGAGTTCCGGCCCAACGCGGTCTCGCGCTGGGCGCCACTGCACTGGGTTCTCGGTATTGCGTCCTACGGCCTGTTCGGCGCGGCTGTGCTGCATGGCGCGATGCTCAATCGCGCCGAGCTCCAGATGCGCCAGCGCGCCGCCACCGCGCCCCCGAGCGGCATGCCGCTGCTGAGGCTGGAGCGGCTGACGTTCCGTTTCGTCGGCGCCGGATTCGTCATGCTGTCCGCGGCACTGCTGCTGGGGGCGTGGTTCGCGAATCCGTGGCGCTGGGATCACAAGACCGTGCTCTCGATGCTCGGTTGGGTGATCTTCGCCGCACTGCTGGCGGGTCGGCGTGCGTTCGGGTGGCGAGGGCCCCAGGCCACGCGCTGGCTTTACGGGGGAGCCGCTTTGCTGCTGCTGGCCTATGTCGGCTCGCGCTTCGTGTTCGAGATCCTGCTGCAGCGCGCGCCGCCGAATTGA
- the prfA gene encoding peptide chain release factor 1: MKESLRQQFERLAMRLNELDATLAEPSIASDMKRFRELTREHAELSSLVGRFRRFEQRERDLAAAQEMLSDPEMASMAEEEIASSRADMERLHAELQTALLPRDPDDERNAFLEIRAGTGGDESALFAGDVARMYLRYAERRGWRTEVMSENTSELGGYKEVVFRIEGDGVYGRLKFESGGHRVQRVPATEAQGRIHTSACTVAVLPEPDEADEITLNPADLRIDTFRASGAGGQHVNKTDSAIRITHLPTGLVAECQDDRSQHRNKAKAMAVLQARLRDKERSERAAKEAATRKGLIGSGDRSDRIRTYNFPQGRLTDHRINLTLYRLQAIVDGDLDEVIESLQAARAAEQLAVLEGSP, from the coding sequence ATGAAAGAGTCACTCCGCCAGCAGTTCGAGCGCCTCGCCATGCGCCTGAATGAACTCGACGCCACGCTGGCCGAGCCGTCCATTGCCAGCGACATGAAGCGCTTTCGCGAACTGACGCGAGAGCACGCCGAGCTGTCGTCGCTGGTCGGGCGCTTCCGTCGCTTCGAGCAGCGCGAGCGCGATCTCGCTGCTGCACAGGAGATGCTGTCCGACCCCGAGATGGCGTCCATGGCCGAGGAGGAGATCGCCAGTTCGCGAGCCGACATGGAGCGACTGCACGCCGAGTTGCAGACAGCGCTGCTGCCGCGCGACCCCGACGACGAACGCAATGCCTTCCTCGAGATCCGCGCAGGCACCGGCGGCGACGAGTCGGCGCTCTTCGCCGGCGACGTCGCACGCATGTACCTGCGCTACGCCGAGCGGCGCGGCTGGCGGACCGAGGTGATGTCGGAGAACACGAGCGAGCTCGGCGGCTACAAGGAAGTCGTGTTCCGCATCGAGGGCGACGGCGTCTACGGCCGGCTGAAGTTCGAGTCCGGCGGGCACCGCGTGCAGCGCGTCCCAGCCACCGAGGCGCAGGGGCGCATCCACACCAGTGCCTGCACGGTCGCCGTGCTGCCCGAGCCCGACGAAGCCGACGAGATCACGCTCAACCCGGCCGACCTGCGCATCGACACCTTCCGCGCCAGCGGCGCCGGCGGCCAGCACGTCAACAAGACCGACAGCGCGATCCGCATCACCCACCTGCCGACCGGGCTGGTGGCCGAGTGCCAGGACGATCGCTCGCAGCACCGCAACAAGGCCAAGGCGATGGCCGTGCTGCAGGCGCGGCTGCGCGACAAGGAACGCAGCGAGCGTGCCGCCAAGGAGGCTGCCACGCGCAAGGGGTTGATCGGCAGCGGCGACCGCAGCGACCGCATCCGCACGTACAACTTCCCGCAGGGCCGGCTCACCGATCACCGCATCAACCTGACGCTGTATCGGCTGCAGGCCATCGTCGACGGCGACCTCGACGAAGTGATCGAGTCACTGCAGGCGGCTCGTGCCGCCGAACAACTGGCGGTGTTGGAAGGCAGCCCGTGA
- the ffh gene encoding signal recognition particle protein — MASTLTERLSRAVKTMRGQARITESNVQEMLREVRMALLEADVALPVVRDFITRVKDKALGAEVVGSLSPGQALVGIVNRELAATMGEGVADINLAAQPPAVILMAGLQGAGKTTTTAKLAKHLIEKRKKKVLTVSADVYRPAAIEQLKTVTKQAGAEWFPSSATDKPLDIAAAALDHARRHYFDVLLVDTAGRLAIDEVLMKEIAELHAALNPVETLFVVDAMQGQDAINVAKAFKEALPLTGIVLTKMDGDARGGAALSVRQITGAPIKFAGTSEKLDGLEVFDAQRHAGRVLGMGDIVALVEEVQKGVDVEAAQRLAAKVKSGDNFDLNDFLMQISQMKKMGGLSGLMDKLPTQLTGGKTPNLGQADMDRAERDVRRMEGIICSMTPLERRKPDLIKATRKRRIAAGAGVQVQEVNRLLNQFDQMQGMMKKMKGGGLMKMMKRMGGMKLPGGPR; from the coding sequence ATGGCCTCCACCCTCACCGAACGCCTGAGCCGCGCCGTCAAGACGATGCGCGGGCAGGCGCGCATCACCGAGAGCAATGTCCAGGAGATGTTGCGGGAGGTGCGCATGGCGCTGCTCGAGGCCGACGTCGCCCTGCCGGTGGTACGCGACTTCATCACCCGCGTGAAGGACAAGGCGCTGGGCGCAGAGGTGGTGGGCTCGCTCTCGCCGGGCCAGGCGCTGGTGGGAATCGTCAACCGCGAGCTCGCCGCGACCATGGGCGAAGGCGTGGCCGACATCAACCTCGCCGCGCAACCGCCGGCCGTCATCCTGATGGCGGGCCTGCAGGGCGCGGGCAAGACCACCACCACGGCCAAGCTGGCCAAGCACCTGATCGAGAAGCGCAAGAAGAAGGTGCTGACCGTCTCGGCCGACGTCTATCGGCCGGCCGCCATCGAGCAGCTGAAGACCGTCACGAAGCAGGCCGGCGCGGAGTGGTTCCCCTCCTCGGCTACCGACAAGCCGCTGGACATCGCCGCCGCCGCACTCGACCACGCCCGGCGCCACTACTTCGACGTGCTGCTCGTCGACACTGCCGGCCGCCTGGCAATCGACGAAGTGCTCATGAAGGAGATTGCCGAGCTGCACGCCGCGCTGAACCCGGTCGAGACGCTGTTCGTCGTCGACGCGATGCAGGGCCAGGACGCCATCAACGTGGCCAAGGCCTTCAAGGAAGCGCTGCCGCTGACCGGCATCGTGCTGACCAAGATGGACGGCGATGCGCGCGGCGGTGCCGCGCTGTCGGTGCGGCAGATCACCGGCGCGCCGATCAAGTTCGCCGGCACCAGCGAGAAGCTCGACGGGCTCGAGGTCTTCGATGCGCAGCGCCACGCGGGCCGCGTGCTCGGCATGGGCGACATCGTCGCGCTCGTCGAGGAGGTGCAGAAGGGCGTCGACGTCGAGGCTGCCCAGCGTCTGGCCGCGAAGGTCAAGTCGGGCGACAACTTCGACCTGAACGACTTCCTCATGCAGATCTCGCAGATGAAGAAGATGGGCGGGCTGTCGGGCCTGATGGACAAGCTGCCGACGCAGCTCACCGGCGGCAAGACGCCCAACCTCGGCCAGGCCGACATGGACCGCGCCGAGCGCGACGTGCGCCGCATGGAAGGGATCATCTGCTCGATGACCCCGCTGGAGCGTCGCAAGCCCGATCTCATCAAGGCCACGCGCAAGCGCCGCATCGCCGCAGGCGCCGGCGTGCAGGTGCAGGAAGTCAACCGCCTGCTCAACCAGTTCGACCAGATGCAGGGGATGATGAAGAAGATGAAGGGTGGCGGCCTGATGAAGATGATGAAGCGCATGGGCGGCATGAAACTGCCCGGCGGGCCACGCTGA
- a CDS encoding DUF2726 domain-containing protein codes for MPSWGLAALAAVVILLLIVVVLRQRSSAGSKGADGARLDTVAAWPPTATRILTTAERSAYGTLVNALPGYMILAQVPLARFLRVPTRYSYSEWLRRLGTQCADLVICDMASEVLAVVNVQAPAGSESERARKRLNRMARVLKAAGIPMHVWTDNALPSVETAREMLLPKTAAAPAAQAAPSPVADTRVRTSRPTPFDESQRDSTQDELIEVREPPPSTWFDEFNSGPAPLPGDRNKR; via the coding sequence ATGCCCAGTTGGGGACTGGCGGCACTGGCCGCGGTAGTGATCTTGCTGTTGATCGTGGTGGTCTTGCGGCAGCGTTCCTCCGCGGGGAGCAAGGGTGCGGATGGGGCTCGCCTCGACACGGTGGCGGCCTGGCCGCCTACCGCCACGCGCATCCTCACGACGGCCGAACGCAGTGCCTACGGCACCCTCGTGAATGCCTTGCCCGGCTACATGATCCTGGCGCAGGTGCCGCTGGCGCGTTTTCTCAGAGTGCCGACCCGATATTCGTACTCCGAGTGGCTGCGACGGCTCGGCACGCAGTGCGCCGACCTGGTGATCTGCGACATGGCGTCCGAAGTGCTGGCGGTGGTCAACGTCCAGGCACCGGCCGGTTCGGAGAGCGAGCGGGCGCGCAAGCGGCTCAATCGCATGGCGCGGGTGCTCAAGGCCGCCGGCATCCCGATGCATGTGTGGACCGACAACGCCTTGCCCTCGGTCGAGACCGCGCGAGAGATGCTGCTGCCCAAGACGGCTGCCGCGCCGGCGGCGCAGGCGGCGCCCTCGCCTGTGGCCGACACTCGCGTTCGCACGTCGCGGCCCACGCCGTTCGACGAATCGCAGCGCGACTCCACGCAAGACGAACTCATCGAAGTGCGCGAGCCGCCGCCGTCGACATGGTTCGACGAGTTCAATTCGGGCCCGGCGCCCTTGCCGGGCGACCGGAACAAGCGCTGA
- the ftsY gene encoding signal recognition particle-docking protein FtsY, whose amino-acid sequence MFSFFKKKATPAPLAQAAPAELAPIVPAARESSDESPVPRSGWLDKLKQGLRRTGSGIAQVFTGTRIDDALYEELEAALLMADAGVQATQFLLDDLKRRVKDAKATDPAGVKALLADAVTELLAPLQQPLRVGEHAPTVIMVVGVNGAGKTTSIGKLTRHLAAADQKVLLAAADTFRAAAREQLLVWADRNRVEIVSQEGGDPAAVTYDAVTAGKARGCDVVIADTAGRLTTQSHLMEELKKIRRVIGKAQDGAPHEVLLVVDGNTGQNALSQIQAFDAALGLTGVIITKLDGTAKGGVLAALALWSRTRPQTLPVYFIGVGEKLEDLQTFDAREFAQALLG is encoded by the coding sequence ATGTTCAGCTTCTTCAAGAAAAAGGCCACGCCTGCGCCGCTTGCGCAGGCTGCCCCCGCCGAGCTTGCCCCTATCGTCCCCGCTGCGCGCGAATCCAGCGATGAGTCGCCGGTGCCACGCAGCGGCTGGCTCGACAAGCTCAAGCAGGGCCTGCGCCGCACCGGCAGCGGTATTGCACAGGTCTTCACCGGCACGCGCATCGACGATGCGCTCTACGAGGAACTCGAAGCCGCGCTGCTGATGGCAGACGCCGGTGTGCAGGCCACGCAGTTCCTGTTGGACGACCTCAAGCGCCGGGTCAAGGATGCCAAGGCCACCGATCCGGCGGGCGTGAAGGCGCTGCTTGCCGACGCGGTGACCGAATTGCTGGCGCCCCTTCAACAGCCGCTGCGGGTGGGCGAGCACGCCCCCACGGTCATCATGGTGGTCGGCGTCAACGGCGCCGGCAAGACCACCAGCATCGGCAAGCTGACGCGGCATCTGGCCGCGGCCGACCAGAAGGTGCTGCTGGCCGCGGCCGACACCTTCCGCGCGGCCGCGCGCGAGCAGCTGCTGGTGTGGGCCGACCGCAACCGGGTCGAGATCGTCAGCCAGGAAGGCGGAGACCCCGCCGCGGTGACTTACGACGCCGTGACCGCCGGCAAGGCGCGGGGCTGTGACGTGGTCATCGCCGACACGGCCGGTCGCCTGACGACGCAGTCGCACCTGATGGAGGAGCTCAAGAAGATCCGCCGCGTCATCGGCAAGGCGCAGGACGGTGCGCCTCACGAAGTGCTGCTGGTCGTCGACGGCAATACCGGGCAGAACGCGCTGTCGCAGATCCAGGCGTTCGACGCGGCGCTGGGCCTGACCGGCGTGATCATCACCAAGCTCGACGGCACGGCCAAGGGCGGCGTGCTGGCGGCCCTGGCGCTGTGGTCCCGGACGCGGCCGCAAACGCTGCCGGTGTACTTCATCGGCGTGGGCGAGAAACTCGAGGATCTGCAGACCTTCGATGCACGGGAATTCGCGCAGGCCTTGCTGGGCTGA